Proteins encoded together in one Bacteroidales bacterium window:
- the corA gene encoding magnesium/cobalt transporter CorA, with translation MKHKKHKPTRKTIQKIRFSQKAGMPPGSIVHVGAENKSDVKLTLIYYTNEFAEMHILKSVEECNNFIGKEGKVWLNVDGIHNINIIEGIGKIFNLHPLVLEDIPNTELRPRFEEFDNYIFFTMKGLEYNKAEEEIKYEQISFVFGEKFVLSFQENESTLFNSITERMLSGVSKALGKGTDYLMYLLIDATVDNYFEITEVIEENIEILEDDVLLDTTGKSLAKIQKTRRGLVVLMKSVFPLREAIGKMQRRENPIIHEGSYIFFSNIYDHAIHIIDSIETQRDILAGLMDIYLSNISNRMNSVMKVLTIIATIFIPITFFAGVYGMNFKNIPELGWGAGYAFFWLLCLACVGMMIIYFKRKKWL, from the coding sequence AGGAATGCCGCCGGGAAGCATTGTTCATGTTGGCGCCGAAAATAAATCCGATGTAAAATTGACTTTGATTTATTATACTAACGAATTTGCAGAAATGCATATTTTGAAATCGGTAGAAGAGTGTAATAATTTTATTGGCAAAGAAGGAAAAGTCTGGTTAAATGTTGATGGGATTCATAACATAAATATTATTGAAGGTATTGGAAAAATATTTAACCTGCATCCTCTCGTTCTTGAAGATATCCCTAACACTGAGCTTCGCCCGCGATTTGAAGAATTTGATAATTATATTTTCTTCACGATGAAAGGGCTTGAATATAATAAGGCAGAAGAAGAAATTAAATACGAGCAAATCAGTTTTGTTTTTGGTGAAAAATTTGTATTGTCGTTTCAGGAAAACGAATCAACACTTTTCAATTCGATAACAGAACGAATGTTAAGTGGCGTGAGCAAAGCGCTGGGCAAGGGCACCGATTACCTGATGTACCTTTTGATTGATGCAACAGTTGATAATTATTTTGAAATTACAGAAGTTATTGAAGAAAATATTGAAATACTTGAAGACGATGTTTTGCTGGATACAACAGGAAAATCGTTGGCAAAGATTCAGAAAACAAGGCGTGGATTAGTAGTTCTTATGAAGTCGGTTTTTCCTTTGCGTGAAGCGATAGGAAAGATGCAGCGCCGCGAAAATCCTATAATTCACGAAGGTTCATATATTTTCTTTAGTAATATTTATGATCATGCAATTCATATAATTGATTCGATAGAAACACAGCGCGATATTCTTGCAGGCTTGATGGATATATATTTATCGAACATCAGTAACCGCATGAATAGCGTGATGAAAGTTCTTACAATAATTGCCACCATTTTTATTCCGATAACATTCTTTGCAGGAGTTTATGGAATGAATTTCAAAAATATTCCTGAGCTGGGTTGGGGAGCAGGCTATGCTTTCTTTTGGTTGTTGTGCCTGGCTTGTGTAGGAATGATGATAATTTATTTTAAAAGGAAGAAATGGCTTTAA
- the rsgA gene encoding ribosome small subunit-dependent GTPase A yields MNGIVTKTTGSIYVVMTGDGKRYECKLKGSFRIKGIRSTNPLSVGDNVQFDYIEEQKMGLIHFLEDRKNYIIRKSTKLSKQQHVIAANIEQAVCIVTLAYPRTSTGFIDRFLAVTELYHIPAAIVFNKCDLHDEVMKDDVDYLCTLYKHIGYKCLVTSVIDNIHTEDFKALLKDKTSLLIGHSGVGKSALVNVIEPSLNLKEGRISDYHEKGKHTTTFTEMFPLSFGGFIIDTPGIKEFGMIWVNPEELGGYFPEMRELLPKCRFYNCTHVHEPDCAVKKALDEGYIDPGRYKNYLSMLNDDGVKF; encoded by the coding sequence ATGAACGGAATAGTAACAAAAACAACAGGCAGCATATATGTTGTAATGACCGGTGATGGTAAGCGTTACGAATGCAAACTGAAAGGAAGTTTCAGGATAAAAGGTATTCGCAGCACCAACCCACTTTCTGTTGGCGATAATGTTCAGTTTGATTATATTGAAGAACAGAAAATGGGGTTGATTCATTTCCTGGAAGATAGAAAAAATTATATTATTCGTAAATCTACAAAACTTTCAAAGCAGCAACATGTCATTGCTGCAAATATTGAACAGGCTGTATGTATTGTTACGCTTGCATATCCGCGTACTTCAACAGGATTTATTGATCGCTTTCTTGCCGTTACCGAGTTGTATCATATCCCTGCTGCAATAGTTTTTAATAAATGCGATTTGCATGATGAAGTAATGAAAGACGATGTTGATTATTTATGTACATTATATAAGCATATAGGATATAAATGCCTGGTAACTTCGGTTATTGATAACATTCATACTGAAGATTTCAAGGCACTTTTAAAAGATAAAACCAGTTTGCTAATTGGACATTCGGGTGTTGGAAAATCTGCATTGGTTAATGTCATTGAACCTTCACTGAATTTGAAAGAAGGAAGGATTTCTGATTATCACGAAAAAGGAAAACACACGACTACTTTCACTGAAATGTTTCCATTGTCGTTTGGAGGATTTATAATTGATACTCCGGGAATAAAAGAGTTTGGTATGATATGGGTTAACCCGGAGGAATTAGGTGGTTATTTTCCGGAAATGCGCGAACTACTTCCCAAGTGCAGGTTTTATAATTGTACCCATGTGCATGAACCGGATTGTGCGGTTAAAAAAGCATTGGATGAAGGGTATATTGATCCGGGTCGTTATAAGAATTATCTTTCCATGTTGAACGATGATGGGGTGAAGTTTTAA
- the dprA gene encoding DNA-processing protein DprA, with protein sequence MKRVCKEIIILAEQIMEQQLLYKIGITMIPGIGDITAKKLVAYCGGVEAVFREKLKGLMKVPGIGQTLAETIARNDVLSRAEKEIKYIQKNNIKPLFYLDEGYPERLKHCEDSPVMLYFNGEADFNIPRIVAIVGTRKATEYGKKICHSLVEGLASLNVMVVSGLAYGIDIHAHRAALEMGLPTVGVLGHGLNMLYPQTHKATAEKMMKNGGLLTDFSSDSKFIPENFPKRNRIVAGLSDAVIIVEAAKEGGALITADIANSYNRDVFAFPGRVGDQYSEGCNNFIKTNRAALIQSAKDLVYIMGWEEKKEKKNQNIQKQLFVELSNEEKLIVDFLNTSESVSVDMLSLKLNLPASKTAAVLLNLEFMGVIRCLPGKIYQLA encoded by the coding sequence TTGAAACGAGTTTGTAAAGAAATAATTATTTTAGCAGAACAAATTATGGAGCAACAACTGTTATATAAGATAGGAATCACAATGATACCGGGCATTGGCGACATTACTGCAAAAAAATTGGTTGCTTATTGCGGAGGTGTTGAAGCGGTATTCAGGGAAAAGTTAAAAGGACTGATGAAAGTTCCCGGGATTGGGCAAACATTGGCTGAAACCATAGCAAGAAATGATGTTTTATCAAGAGCGGAAAAAGAAATTAAATATATTCAGAAAAATAATATCAAACCATTATTCTATCTGGATGAAGGTTATCCTGAACGTTTGAAACATTGTGAAGACAGTCCTGTAATGCTTTATTTTAATGGAGAAGCTGATTTTAATATTCCAAGAATTGTGGCAATTGTAGGTACACGCAAAGCAACCGAATACGGGAAAAAAATATGCCATAGCTTAGTGGAAGGATTGGCATCATTAAATGTGATGGTTGTAAGCGGGCTTGCGTATGGCATAGATATTCACGCTCATCGTGCCGCTTTGGAAATGGGGCTTCCTACAGTGGGTGTTCTTGGTCATGGATTGAATATGCTTTATCCGCAAACCCATAAAGCTACTGCCGAAAAGATGATGAAGAATGGTGGGCTGTTAACTGATTTTTCCAGCGATTCAAAATTCATTCCTGAGAATTTTCCTAAACGTAATCGTATTGTTGCAGGGTTAAGTGATGCAGTAATTATAGTTGAGGCAGCAAAAGAAGGCGGGGCGCTTATTACCGCCGATATTGCTAATAGTTATAACCGTGATGTGTTCGCTTTCCCGGGCAGGGTAGGCGACCAATATTCCGAAGGATGCAATAACTTTATTAAAACCAATAGAGCTGCTCTGATACAATCAGCAAAAGACCTGGTTTATATTATGGGATGGGAAGAAAAGAAAGAAAAGAAAAATCAGAATATTCAGAAGCAATTGTTTGTTGAACTTTCAAATGAAGAAAAATTGATTGTCGATTTTTTAAATACTTCGGAATCGGTTTCTGTAGACATGCTTAGTTTAAAATTAAATCTTCCTGCAAGTAAAACTGCGGCAGTATTGTTAAACCTGGAGTTCATGGGAGTCATACGTTGCCTTCCCGGAAAAATATATCAACTGGCATGA
- a CDS encoding TlpA disulfide reductase family protein produces the protein MKKILNLIPVIVVLIFAGCGGNKADEKSFVVKGNLSNAKKDSIYLKELTVSTMNTVDSAVVSEDGDFYFNVQPKEIGFYVLMLNKNNFITLLIDKGETVEITGDARQLLQSYKVSGSKGSELIWELNKHKKENLAKVDSLGLIYKESLGKPDYAESKKKLDSAYRMIFYEEKNFNKKFIDKNINSLASLIAIYEQFGRESLFFEKDSADFIYYENLDKSLMTAYPGNMHTDELHKRISEIKRVKVEAELAEKKVAVGKTAPEFSQETPEGTSVSLSSFKGKYVLVDFWASWCSPCRANNPKLVALFKKYKGKDFTILGVSLDREKDAWTKAIAKDKLTWTQVSDLKYWSSPIVKLYNIQEIPFMVLIDKDGKIIAKGNDEKVIEEKMEEVLK, from the coding sequence ATGAAAAAAATTCTGAACCTGATTCCTGTTATTGTTGTATTGATTTTTGCCGGTTGTGGTGGCAATAAAGCTGATGAAAAAAGTTTTGTGGTTAAAGGGAATTTAAGCAATGCAAAAAAAGATTCCATTTATCTTAAAGAGCTAACTGTATCTACAATGAATACTGTCGACTCTGCTGTAGTAAGCGAAGACGGGGATTTTTATTTCAATGTGCAACCTAAAGAAATCGGGTTTTATGTATTGATGTTAAATAAAAATAATTTTATTACGCTTCTGATTGATAAAGGTGAAACAGTTGAAATTACTGGTGATGCAAGACAGCTATTGCAATCATATAAAGTTAGCGGATCCAAAGGTTCGGAATTGATTTGGGAATTGAACAAACATAAAAAAGAAAACTTAGCAAAAGTTGATTCTTTGGGATTAATTTATAAGGAATCACTTGGAAAGCCTGATTATGCTGAGTCCAAGAAGAAGTTAGATTCTGCATACAGGATGATTTTCTATGAAGAAAAAAATTTTAATAAAAAATTTATTGATAAAAACATCAACTCGCTGGCTTCCCTTATTGCAATTTATGAACAATTTGGAAGAGAATCACTTTTTTTTGAAAAAGATTCGGCGGATTTTATTTATTACGAAAATCTTGATAAATCCTTAATGACAGCATATCCGGGGAATATGCATACTGATGAATTACATAAACGTATATCAGAAATCAAGCGTGTAAAGGTTGAAGCAGAACTTGCTGAAAAAAAAGTGGCTGTTGGTAAAACAGCACCTGAGTTTTCGCAGGAAACACCGGAAGGCACTTCTGTTTCGCTATCATCATTCAAAGGGAAATATGTCCTTGTTGATTTCTGGGCATCATGGTGTTCTCCATGTCGCGCTAACAATCCTAAACTTGTAGCCTTATTTAAAAAATATAAAGGAAAAGATTTTACCATACTTGGAGTTTCGCTGGATCGTGAAAAAGATGCATGGACAAAAGCTATTGCAAAAGATAAACTAACATGGACACAGGTAAGCGATTTAAAATATTGGTCGTCACCTATTGTGAAACTTTACAATATACAAGAAATCCCTTTTATGGTGCTGATTGATAAAGATGGAAAAATTATTGCAAAAGGCAATGATGAAAAAGTGATAGAAGAAAAAATGGAAGAAGTTTTAAAATAA
- a CDS encoding LptF/LptG family permease — MNLKKLDIYIIRKFLGTFFYAISLLIIIIIIFDISEKMDDFLRTNPSLYKIIFNYYLNFIPYFVNMFSPLFTFIAVIYFTSRLAANTEIVAILNSGISFRRLLSPYLISAIFIALCSFALSNFLIPYTNKNMIEFEMMYIKNKHYSQETNMHMQINPGIFAYAEHYNSDANIAYHFCIEKINEKGLYYKLTSDNAQYDTTEGTWHIQNYYIRTIDGTKETIKNGASIDTTLNLKPSDFIENLHDIETMNLMELNSFIADEALKGSDRINYYLVEKHKRIAFPFATVVLTLIGVSLSSQKRRGGTGINLGLGLILSFAFILFMQISTTFATNGNLPPQIAVWIPNIIFGALGIYLLRMAPK, encoded by the coding sequence ATGAATTTGAAAAAGCTCGACATATATATCATACGAAAATTCCTGGGCACCTTTTTTTATGCCATTTCATTGTTAATTATTATAATTATCATTTTTGACATTTCGGAAAAAATGGATGATTTTCTTCGAACGAATCCTTCGCTTTATAAAATTATCTTTAACTATTATTTAAATTTCATTCCATATTTTGTTAACATGTTTAGCCCGTTATTTACATTCATAGCTGTAATATACTTCACTTCCCGCCTGGCCGCGAATACTGAGATTGTTGCCATACTTAACAGTGGTATCAGCTTCCGCAGGCTACTTAGTCCGTACTTAATATCAGCTATTTTTATAGCCCTTTGTTCATTCGCTTTATCAAATTTCCTGATCCCTTATACAAATAAGAACATGATTGAATTTGAAATGATGTATATTAAAAACAAGCATTATTCACAGGAAACGAATATGCATATGCAGATCAACCCGGGTATTTTCGCATATGCAGAACATTATAACAGCGATGCCAATATTGCATATCATTTTTGTATTGAAAAAATTAATGAAAAAGGATTATATTATAAACTTACAAGTGACAACGCTCAGTATGACACTACAGAAGGCACATGGCATATTCAGAATTATTACATCCGTACGATTGACGGCACTAAAGAAACAATAAAGAACGGAGCATCCATTGATACCACATTAAATTTGAAACCTTCTGATTTTATTGAAAACCTTCATGATATAGAAACCATGAATCTCATGGAACTAAATTCGTTCATTGCTGATGAAGCATTAAAAGGTTCGGATCGTATAAATTATTATTTGGTAGAAAAACACAAACGTATTGCATTTCCTTTTGCTACAGTAGTTCTAACATTAATAGGTGTTTCATTATCGAGCCAGAAAAGACGTGGCGGCACAGGAATAAATTTAGGATTAGGATTAATACTAAGTTTTGCATTTATTCTTTTTATGCAAATCTCTACAACATTTGCCACTAACGGGAATTTACCTCCCCAAATTGCAGTATGGATACCAAATATTATTTTCGGGGCATTAGGAATATATTTGTTAAGAATGGCACCGAAATAA
- a CDS encoding energy transducer TonB → MKKSILFFVSILIQFSVYSQSSKALKYFDKGIKYFNEKDYIKADSFFLLSVKNDTNYIDAYYNLAMVKVQLGDTVSCCNYLKKASKLGDTQAQRLYFFYCDMSTKYNNEGVKYFNLKNFHKADSLFNLSLNESKNIQAYYNLALTKLNEYDTCGYCKNLKIAWEMGENGSLILLHKDCYKYKTIMIPDLFKDGITRINTIELSKCDDSRNYIFIKMIDNDTILKYNTSLIQKGRIINVISKNFSYDSCEYKLLLDTTELGTDNENLYIEKIIKEKKYNGPILTIVEEMPKFPGGEENMYKWLGENIRYPQEAKEKGISGTVIVTYVVESDGEITNVHVLKNIEGGCGAEAVRVIKTMPKWKPAELNGVPVRIFFTLPIKFTLE, encoded by the coding sequence ATGAAAAAATCAATATTATTCTTTGTTTCAATACTAATTCAGTTTTCTGTGTATTCTCAGTCGAGTAAAGCTTTAAAATATTTCGATAAGGGTATAAAGTATTTTAATGAAAAAGATTATATCAAAGCAGATTCGTTTTTTTTATTATCTGTTAAAAATGATACAAATTATATCGATGCTTATTATAATCTTGCAATGGTGAAAGTTCAATTAGGTGATACAGTTTCTTGTTGTAATTATTTAAAAAAAGCTTCAAAACTTGGAGATACTCAAGCACAGAGATTATATTTTTTTTATTGTGATATGAGTACAAAATATAATAATGAAGGAGTAAAATATTTTAATTTGAAAAACTTTCATAAAGCAGATTCATTATTCAATCTATCTTTAAATGAATCAAAAAATATACAGGCTTATTATAATTTAGCCTTAACTAAACTTAATGAATATGATACATGCGGATATTGCAAAAATCTGAAAATTGCATGGGAAATGGGTGAAAATGGAAGTTTGATTTTATTACATAAAGATTGCTATAAATATAAAACAATTATGATTCCTGATTTATTTAAAGATGGTATTACAAGGATAAATACTATTGAATTATCAAAATGTGATGACAGTAGAAATTATATTTTTATAAAAATGATAGATAATGATACTATTTTAAAATATAATACATCTCTAATTCAAAAGGGACGTATTATAAATGTAATATCAAAAAATTTCTCTTATGATTCATGTGAGTATAAGTTATTGCTTGATACAACTGAGTTAGGAACAGATAATGAAAATCTTTATATTGAGAAGATAATAAAAGAAAAAAAGTATAATGGACCTATTTTAACTATAGTAGAAGAAATGCCAAAATTTCCTGGAGGTGAAGAAAATATGTATAAGTGGTTAGGTGAAAATATTCGTTATCCGCAGGAAGCAAAGGAAAAAGGTATATCCGGTACTGTAATAGTTACATATGTAGTTGAAAGTGATGGGGAAATTACAAATGTTCATGTTTTAAAAAATATTGAAGGAGGATGTGGTGCAGAAGCTGTTCGTGTTATAAAAACCATGCCCAAATGGAAACCCGCAGAGCTAAATGGTGTCCCCGTTAGAATATTTTTTACTTTACCAATAAAATTTACTTTAGAATAA